One region of Mus musculus strain C57BL/6J chromosome 15, GRCm38.p6 C57BL/6J genomic DNA includes:
- the Tns2 gene encoding tensin-2 isoform X3 gives MGWSGGAPCCCPSSPRPRPSGRPPQPRKAEPHSFREKVFRKKTPVCAVCKVTIDGTGVSCRVCKVATHRKCEAKVTSSCQALPPAELRRSTAPVRRIEHLGSTKSLNHSKQRSTLPRSFSLDPLMERRWDLDLTYVTERILAAAFPARPDEQRHRGHLRELAHVLQSKHRDKYLLFNLSEKRHDLTRLNPKVQDFGWPELHAPPLDKLCSICKAMETWLSADPQHVVVLYCKGSKGKLGVIVSAYMHYSKISAGADQALATLTMRKFCEDKVATELQPSQRRYVSYFSGLLSGSIRMNSSPLFLHYVFVPVLPAFEPNTGFQPFLKIYQSMQLVYTSGVYRIAGPGPQQLCISLEPALLLKGDVMVTCYHKGGQGTDRTLVFRVQFHTCTIHGSRLTFPKDQLDEAWADERFPFQASVEFVFSSSPEKVKGNTPRNDPSVSVDYNTTEPAVRWDSYENFNQHHEDSVDGALAHTRGPLDGSPYAQVQRVPRQTPPAPSPELPPPPMLSVSSDSGHSSTLTTEHTAESPGRPPPTAAERQELDRLLGGCGVASAGRGAGRETAILDDEEQPSVGGGLHLGMYSGHRPGLSRRCSCRQGFREPCGVPNGSYYRPEGTLERRRPPYGGYEGHPQGYAEASVEKRRLCRSLSEGPYPYAPELGKPANGDFGYRPAGYREVVILEDPGVPALCSCPACEEKLALPTAALYGLRLEREAAEGWSSEVGKPLLHPVRPGHPLPLLVPACGHHHAPMPDYGCLKPPKVGEEGHEGCSYAVCSEGRYGHSGYPALVTYGYGGAVPSYCPAYGRAPHSCGSPSEGRGYPSPGAHSPRAGSVSPGSPPYLQPRKLGYEISAEDGRDKYPLSGHLASTGPLASTESPEPSWRDGSSGHSTLPRSPRDPQCSASSELSGPSTPLHTSSPVQGKESNRRQDTTRSPSLAPTQRLSPGEALPSVVQGVAEKTPELLTSSRPEQLDPSPFSQTSAPGSPNGWPQERSPGGHTNSASPRSPVPTTLPGLRHAPWQGPRGTSDSPDGSPLTPVPTQMPWLVGSPEPPQSSPTPAFPLATSYDANGPIQPPLPEKRHLPGSGQQPSPPARSTNQHVTFASPLPDVTQPPEHPLQENQSNVKFVQDTSKFWYKPHLSRDQAIALLKDKDPGAFLIRDSHSFQGAYGLALKVATPPPSAQPWKGDPSEQLVRHFLIETGPKGVKIKGCPTEPYFGSLSALVSQHSISPISLPCCLRIPSKDPLEETPEAPVPTNMSTAADLLRQGAACSVLYLTSVETESLTGPQAVAKASSAALSCSPVPVPAIVHFKVSAQGITLTDNQRKLFFRRHYPVNSITFSSTDPQDRRWTNPDGATSKIFGFVAKKPGSPWENVCHLFAELDPDQPASAIVTFITKVLLGQRK, from the exons ATGGGCTGGTCCGGGGGCGCCCCCTGCTGCTGCCCCAGTTCGCCGCGCCCCCGGCCCTCTGGGCGCCCCCCACAG CCGAGGAAAGCAGAACCACACAGCTTCCGGGAGAAGGTTTTCCGGAAGAAAACtccagtgtgtgcagtgtgtaagGTGACCATCGATGGGACCGGTGTCTCCTGCCGAG TCTGCAAGGTGGCCACACACAGAAAATGTGAAGCAAAG GTGACTTCATCCTGTCAGGCCTTGCCCCCTGCGGAGCTG CGGAGAAGCACAGCCCCGGTCCGGCGCATAGAACACCTG GGGTCCACCAAGTCTCTGAACCACTCAAAGCAACGCAGTACTCTACCCAG GAGCTTCAGCCTAGATCCGCTCATGGAGCGTCGCTGGGACTTGGACCTCACCTATGTAACGGAGCGGATCTTGGCCGCAGCTTTTCCTGCACGACCGGACGAGCAGCGACACCGAGGCCACTTGCGCGAGCTAGCCCATGTGCTTCAATCCAAGCACAGAGACAAGTACCTG CTCTTCAACCTTTCAGAGAAACGGCATGACCTCACCCGCCTGAACCCCAAG GTGCAAGACTTTGGTTGGCCTGAACTACATGCCCCACCTCTGGACAAGTTGTGTTCCATCTGCAAAGCCATGGAGACGTGGCTCAGTGCCGACCCTCAGCACGTGGTTGTGTTGTACTGCAAG GGGAGCAAAGGCAAGCTTGGGGTCATCGTCTCTGCTTATATGCACTACAGCAAGATCTCTGCAGG GGCAGACCAGGCGCTGGCAACCCTCACCATGAGGAAATTCTGTGAGGACAAGGTGGCCACGGAACTGCAGCCCTCCCAGCGCCG CTATGTCAGCTACTTCAGCGGACTGCTGTCTGGCTCCATCAGAATGAACAGCAGCCCACTCTTCCTGCACTATGTGTTTGTTCCTGTGCTGCCAGCCTTTGAGCCCAACACAG GCTTCCAGCCCTTCCTCAAGATCTACCAGTCTATGCAGCTGGTCTACACATCTGGAGTCTA CCGCATAGCAGGTCCAGGGCCTCAGCAACTTTGTATCAGCCTGGAGCCAGCCCTTCTCCTCAAAGGCGACGTCATG GTAACCTGCTACCACAAGGGTGGCCAGGGGACAGACCGGACCCTCGTGTTCCGAGTTCAGTTCCACACATGCACCATTCATGGATCACGGCTCACCTTCCCAAAGGACCAACTAGATGAGGCCTGGGCTG ATGAGCGGTTTCCTTTCCAAGCCTCAGTGGAGTTTGTTTTCTCCTCCAGCCCTGAGAAGGTCAAAG GCAACACCCCACGGAATGATCCCTCTGTCTCCGTGGATTACAACACGACAGAGCCTGCTGTACGCTGGGACTCCTATGAAAACTTCAATCAGCACCATGAGGATAGCGTGGACG GCGCCTTGGCCCACACAAGGGGCCCCCTGGATGGCAGTCCTTATGCCCAGGTGCAGCGGGTCCCCCGCCAGACACCACCAGCACCTTCTCCAGAGCTTCCCCCACCCCCGATGCTCTCTGTCAGCAGCGACTCTGGCCACTCATCCACGCTAACCACAGAACACACAGCAGAATCCCCCGGCCGGCCGCCCCCAACTGCTGCTGAAAGACAGGAGCTGGATCGTCTGCTGGGAGGTTGTGGAGTGGCCAGTGCGGGCCGTGGTGCTGGGCGAGAGACCGCCATCCTTGATGATGAAGAGCAGCCCTCTGTGGGTGGAGGCCTGCACCTTGGGATGTATTCAGGCCACAGGCCTGGACTCAGTCGACGCTGCTCCTGCCGTCAGGGCTTCCGGGAGCCTTGTGGGGTCCCTAATGGGAGCTACTACCGGCCTGAGGGAACCCTAGAGAGACGACGACCACCCTATGGGGGCTATGAGGGACACCCCCAGGGCTACGCAGAAGCCTCTGTGGAGAAGAGACGCCTCTGCAGGTCACTGTCAGAAGGGCCGTACCCCTATGCACCCGAGCTGGGGAAACCAGCCAATGGGGACTTTGGCTACCGTCCAGCAGGCTACCGGGAGGTGGTGATCCTGGAGGACCCTGGGGTGCCTGCTTTATGCTCATGCCCTGCCTGTGAAGAGAAGCTGGCACTGCCCACCGCAGCCCTGTATGGACTGCGACTAGAGAGGGAGGCTGCAGAGGGGTGGTCCAGCGAGGTAGGCAAGCCTCTCCTGCACCCAGTGAGGCCTGGACACCCATTGCCTCTGCTGGTGCCTGCCTGTGGGCATCATCATGCCCCAATGCCTGACTATGGCTGCCTGAAGCCACCCAAGGTGGGTGAGGAAGGGCATGAGGGCTGCTCCTATGCCGTGTGCTCTGAAGGCAGGTATGGGCATTCAGGGTACCCTGCCCTGGTAACCTATGGCTATGGAGGAGCGGTTCCCAGCTACTGCCCAGCATATGGCCGGGCACCTCACAGTTGCGGATCTCCAAGTGAAGGCCGAGGGTACCCCAGCCCTGGTGCCCACTCACCACGGGCTGGATCTGTGTCCCCGGGGAGTCCACCCTACCTGCAGCCCAGGAAGCTGGGTTATGAGATTTCTGCGGAGGATGGGAGAGACAAGTACCCACTTTCTGGACACCTGGCCTCAACAGGACCCTTGGCTTCTACAG AGTCACCTGAACCATCCTGGAGGGATGGCTCCAGTGGACACAGCACGCTACCTCGGTCTCCCCGAGATCCTCAGTGCAGTGCTTCTTCAGAGCTGTCTGGTCCCTCCACACCCTTACACACCAGCAGCCCAGTTCAGGGCAAGGAAAG CAACCGACGGCAAGACACCACCAGGTCTCCCTCCTTGGCACCCACTCAGAGACTGAGTCCTGGCGAGGCCTTGCCCTCTGTTGTACAGGGAGTTGCTGAAAAGACTCCTGAGCTGTTGACAAGCAGCAGGCCTGAGCAACTGGACCCTAGCCCCTTCTCCCAGACCTCTGCACCCGGCTCACCCAATGGCTGGCCTCAGGAAAGGAGCCCAGGAGGCCACACCAACAGTGCTAGTCCTCGGAGCCCTGTGCCAACCACCCTGCCTGGACTTCGCCATGCCCCGTGGCAGGGCCCTCGGGGCACTTCAGATAGCCCAGATGGCTCCCCTCTTACTCCTGTGCCTACCCAGATGCCCTGGCTTGTGGGCAGCCCAGAACCACCCCAGAGCTCACCCACCCCTGCCTTCCCCCTGGCTACCTCCTATGATGCCAATGGTCCCATTCAGCCTCCACTTCCTGAAAAACGACACCTGCCTGGGTCTGGGCAACAGCCGTCGCCACCAGCCAGAAGCACCAATCAACATGTCACCTTTGCATCTCCTCTCCCAGATGTCACCCAACCCCCAG AACACCCTTTACAAGAGAACCAAAGCAATGTCAAGTTTGTCCAGGATACATCAAAGTTCTGGTACAAGCCACATCTTTCCCGAGACCAAG CCATTGCCCTGCTGAAAGACAAGGATCCTGGGGCCTTCCTGATTAGAGACAGCCATTCATTCCAAGGAGCCTATGGGCTAGCCCTCAAGGTGGCTACACCTCCACCCAGTGCGCAGCCCTGGAAAG GGGACCCCTCAGAACAGCTGGTCCGCCATTTCCTCATCGAGACTGGGCCCAAAGGCGTGAAGATCAAGGGTTGTCCCACTGAGCCCTATTTTG GAAGCCTGTCTGCCCTGGTCTCCCAGCACTCCATCtctcccatctccctgccctgctGTCTGAGAATTCCTAGCAAAG ATCCTCTAGAAGAAACCCCAGAGGCCCCAGTGCCTACCAACATGAGCACAGCAGCAGACCTCCTGCGTCAAGGAGCAG CCTGCAGTGTGCTCTACCTGACCTCGGTGGAGACAGAGTCATTGACTGGCCCTCAGGCTGTGGCCAAGGCCAGCTCTGCAGCTCTGAGCTGCAGCCCGGTCCCAGTGCCAGCCATTGTCCATTTCAAGGTCTCAGCTCAAGGCATCACACTGACAGACAACCAGAGAAA GCTCTTCTTTCGCCGCCATTACCCAGTGAACAGCATCACCTTCTCTAGCACTGACCCCCAGGACCGCAG ATGGACCAACCCAGATGGAGCCACCTCCAA GATCTTTGGTTTCGTGGCCAAGAAGCCAGGAAGTCCCTGGGAAAATGTGTGTCACCTCTTTGCGGAGCTTGACCCGGACCAACCGGCAAGTGCCATTGTCACCTTCATCACCAAAGTTCTACTGGGCcagaggaaatga
- the Tns2 gene encoding tensin-2 isoform X4: protein MKPRKAEPHSFREKVFRKKTPVCAVCKVTIDGTGVSCRVCKVATHRKCEAKVTSSCQALPPAELRRSTAPVRRIEHLGSTKSLNHSKQRSTLPRSFSLDPLMERRWDLDLTYVTERILAAAFPARPDEQRHRGHLRELAHVLQSKHRDKYLLFNLSEKRHDLTRLNPKVQDFGWPELHAPPLDKLCSICKAMETWLSADPQHVVVLYCKGSKGKLGVIVSAYMHYSKISAGADQALATLTMRKFCEDKVATELQPSQRRYVSYFSGLLSGSIRMNSSPLFLHYVFVPVLPAFEPNTGFQPFLKIYQSMQLVYTSGVYRIAGPGPQQLCISLEPALLLKGDVMVTCYHKGGQGTDRTLVFRVQFHTCTIHGSRLTFPKDQLDEAWADERFPFQASVEFVFSSSPEKVKGNTPRNDPSVSVDYNTTEPAVRWDSYENFNQHHEDSVDGALAHTRGPLDGSPYAQVQRVPRQTPPAPSPELPPPPMLSVSSDSGHSSTLTTEHTAESPGRPPPTAAERQELDRLLGGCGVASAGRGAGRETAILDDEEQPSVGGGLHLGMYSGHRPGLSRRCSCRQGFREPCGVPNGSYYRPEGTLERRRPPYGGYEGHPQGYAEASVEKRRLCRSLSEGPYPYAPELGKPANGDFGYRPAGYREVVILEDPGVPALCSCPACEEKLALPTAALYGLRLEREAAEGWSSEVGKPLLHPVRPGHPLPLLVPACGHHHAPMPDYGCLKPPKVGEEGHEGCSYAVCSEGRYGHSGYPALVTYGYGGAVPSYCPAYGRAPHSCGSPSEGRGYPSPGAHSPRAGSVSPGSPPYLQPRKLGYEISAEDGRDKYPLSGHLASTGPLASTELFPPVSESPEPSWRDGSSGHSTLPRSPRDPQCSASSELSGPSTPLHTSSPVQGKESNRRQDTTRSPSLAPTQRLSPGEALPSVVQGVAEKTPELLTSSRPEQLDPSPFSQTSAPGSPNGWPQERSPGGHTNSASPRSPVPTTLPGLRHAPWQGPRGTSDSPDGSPLTPVPTQMPWLVGSPEPPQSSPTPAFPLATSYDANGPIQPPLPEKRHLPGSGQQPSPPARSTNQHVTFASPLPDVTQPPEHPLQENQSNVKFVQDTSKFWYKPHLSRDQAIALLKDKDPGAFLIRDSHSFQGAYGLALKVATPPPSAQPWKGDPSEQLVRHFLIETGPKGVKIKGCPTEPYFGSLSALVSQHSISPISLPCCLRIPSKDPLEETPEAPVPTNMSTAADLLRQGAACSVLYLTSVETESLTGPQAVAKASSAALSCSPVPVPAIVHFKVSAQGITLTDNQRKLFFRRHYPVNSITFSSTDPQDRRWTNPDGATSKIFGFVAKKPGSPWENVCHLFAELDPDQPASAIVTFITKVLLGQRK from the exons ATGAAG CCGAGGAAAGCAGAACCACACAGCTTCCGGGAGAAGGTTTTCCGGAAGAAAACtccagtgtgtgcagtgtgtaagGTGACCATCGATGGGACCGGTGTCTCCTGCCGAG TCTGCAAGGTGGCCACACACAGAAAATGTGAAGCAAAG GTGACTTCATCCTGTCAGGCCTTGCCCCCTGCGGAGCTG CGGAGAAGCACAGCCCCGGTCCGGCGCATAGAACACCTG GGGTCCACCAAGTCTCTGAACCACTCAAAGCAACGCAGTACTCTACCCAG GAGCTTCAGCCTAGATCCGCTCATGGAGCGTCGCTGGGACTTGGACCTCACCTATGTAACGGAGCGGATCTTGGCCGCAGCTTTTCCTGCACGACCGGACGAGCAGCGACACCGAGGCCACTTGCGCGAGCTAGCCCATGTGCTTCAATCCAAGCACAGAGACAAGTACCTG CTCTTCAACCTTTCAGAGAAACGGCATGACCTCACCCGCCTGAACCCCAAG GTGCAAGACTTTGGTTGGCCTGAACTACATGCCCCACCTCTGGACAAGTTGTGTTCCATCTGCAAAGCCATGGAGACGTGGCTCAGTGCCGACCCTCAGCACGTGGTTGTGTTGTACTGCAAG GGGAGCAAAGGCAAGCTTGGGGTCATCGTCTCTGCTTATATGCACTACAGCAAGATCTCTGCAGG GGCAGACCAGGCGCTGGCAACCCTCACCATGAGGAAATTCTGTGAGGACAAGGTGGCCACGGAACTGCAGCCCTCCCAGCGCCG CTATGTCAGCTACTTCAGCGGACTGCTGTCTGGCTCCATCAGAATGAACAGCAGCCCACTCTTCCTGCACTATGTGTTTGTTCCTGTGCTGCCAGCCTTTGAGCCCAACACAG GCTTCCAGCCCTTCCTCAAGATCTACCAGTCTATGCAGCTGGTCTACACATCTGGAGTCTA CCGCATAGCAGGTCCAGGGCCTCAGCAACTTTGTATCAGCCTGGAGCCAGCCCTTCTCCTCAAAGGCGACGTCATG GTAACCTGCTACCACAAGGGTGGCCAGGGGACAGACCGGACCCTCGTGTTCCGAGTTCAGTTCCACACATGCACCATTCATGGATCACGGCTCACCTTCCCAAAGGACCAACTAGATGAGGCCTGGGCTG ATGAGCGGTTTCCTTTCCAAGCCTCAGTGGAGTTTGTTTTCTCCTCCAGCCCTGAGAAGGTCAAAG GCAACACCCCACGGAATGATCCCTCTGTCTCCGTGGATTACAACACGACAGAGCCTGCTGTACGCTGGGACTCCTATGAAAACTTCAATCAGCACCATGAGGATAGCGTGGACG GCGCCTTGGCCCACACAAGGGGCCCCCTGGATGGCAGTCCTTATGCCCAGGTGCAGCGGGTCCCCCGCCAGACACCACCAGCACCTTCTCCAGAGCTTCCCCCACCCCCGATGCTCTCTGTCAGCAGCGACTCTGGCCACTCATCCACGCTAACCACAGAACACACAGCAGAATCCCCCGGCCGGCCGCCCCCAACTGCTGCTGAAAGACAGGAGCTGGATCGTCTGCTGGGAGGTTGTGGAGTGGCCAGTGCGGGCCGTGGTGCTGGGCGAGAGACCGCCATCCTTGATGATGAAGAGCAGCCCTCTGTGGGTGGAGGCCTGCACCTTGGGATGTATTCAGGCCACAGGCCTGGACTCAGTCGACGCTGCTCCTGCCGTCAGGGCTTCCGGGAGCCTTGTGGGGTCCCTAATGGGAGCTACTACCGGCCTGAGGGAACCCTAGAGAGACGACGACCACCCTATGGGGGCTATGAGGGACACCCCCAGGGCTACGCAGAAGCCTCTGTGGAGAAGAGACGCCTCTGCAGGTCACTGTCAGAAGGGCCGTACCCCTATGCACCCGAGCTGGGGAAACCAGCCAATGGGGACTTTGGCTACCGTCCAGCAGGCTACCGGGAGGTGGTGATCCTGGAGGACCCTGGGGTGCCTGCTTTATGCTCATGCCCTGCCTGTGAAGAGAAGCTGGCACTGCCCACCGCAGCCCTGTATGGACTGCGACTAGAGAGGGAGGCTGCAGAGGGGTGGTCCAGCGAGGTAGGCAAGCCTCTCCTGCACCCAGTGAGGCCTGGACACCCATTGCCTCTGCTGGTGCCTGCCTGTGGGCATCATCATGCCCCAATGCCTGACTATGGCTGCCTGAAGCCACCCAAGGTGGGTGAGGAAGGGCATGAGGGCTGCTCCTATGCCGTGTGCTCTGAAGGCAGGTATGGGCATTCAGGGTACCCTGCCCTGGTAACCTATGGCTATGGAGGAGCGGTTCCCAGCTACTGCCCAGCATATGGCCGGGCACCTCACAGTTGCGGATCTCCAAGTGAAGGCCGAGGGTACCCCAGCCCTGGTGCCCACTCACCACGGGCTGGATCTGTGTCCCCGGGGAGTCCACCCTACCTGCAGCCCAGGAAGCTGGGTTATGAGATTTCTGCGGAGGATGGGAGAGACAAGTACCCACTTTCTGGACACCTGGCCTCAACAGGACCCTTGGCTTCTACAG AGCTCTTCCCTCCCGTCTCAGAGTCACCTGAACCATCCTGGAGGGATGGCTCCAGTGGACACAGCACGCTACCTCGGTCTCCCCGAGATCCTCAGTGCAGTGCTTCTTCAGAGCTGTCTGGTCCCTCCACACCCTTACACACCAGCAGCCCAGTTCAGGGCAAGGAAAG CAACCGACGGCAAGACACCACCAGGTCTCCCTCCTTGGCACCCACTCAGAGACTGAGTCCTGGCGAGGCCTTGCCCTCTGTTGTACAGGGAGTTGCTGAAAAGACTCCTGAGCTGTTGACAAGCAGCAGGCCTGAGCAACTGGACCCTAGCCCCTTCTCCCAGACCTCTGCACCCGGCTCACCCAATGGCTGGCCTCAGGAAAGGAGCCCAGGAGGCCACACCAACAGTGCTAGTCCTCGGAGCCCTGTGCCAACCACCCTGCCTGGACTTCGCCATGCCCCGTGGCAGGGCCCTCGGGGCACTTCAGATAGCCCAGATGGCTCCCCTCTTACTCCTGTGCCTACCCAGATGCCCTGGCTTGTGGGCAGCCCAGAACCACCCCAGAGCTCACCCACCCCTGCCTTCCCCCTGGCTACCTCCTATGATGCCAATGGTCCCATTCAGCCTCCACTTCCTGAAAAACGACACCTGCCTGGGTCTGGGCAACAGCCGTCGCCACCAGCCAGAAGCACCAATCAACATGTCACCTTTGCATCTCCTCTCCCAGATGTCACCCAACCCCCAG AACACCCTTTACAAGAGAACCAAAGCAATGTCAAGTTTGTCCAGGATACATCAAAGTTCTGGTACAAGCCACATCTTTCCCGAGACCAAG CCATTGCCCTGCTGAAAGACAAGGATCCTGGGGCCTTCCTGATTAGAGACAGCCATTCATTCCAAGGAGCCTATGGGCTAGCCCTCAAGGTGGCTACACCTCCACCCAGTGCGCAGCCCTGGAAAG GGGACCCCTCAGAACAGCTGGTCCGCCATTTCCTCATCGAGACTGGGCCCAAAGGCGTGAAGATCAAGGGTTGTCCCACTGAGCCCTATTTTG GAAGCCTGTCTGCCCTGGTCTCCCAGCACTCCATCtctcccatctccctgccctgctGTCTGAGAATTCCTAGCAAAG ATCCTCTAGAAGAAACCCCAGAGGCCCCAGTGCCTACCAACATGAGCACAGCAGCAGACCTCCTGCGTCAAGGAGCAG CCTGCAGTGTGCTCTACCTGACCTCGGTGGAGACAGAGTCATTGACTGGCCCTCAGGCTGTGGCCAAGGCCAGCTCTGCAGCTCTGAGCTGCAGCCCGGTCCCAGTGCCAGCCATTGTCCATTTCAAGGTCTCAGCTCAAGGCATCACACTGACAGACAACCAGAGAAA GCTCTTCTTTCGCCGCCATTACCCAGTGAACAGCATCACCTTCTCTAGCACTGACCCCCAGGACCGCAG ATGGACCAACCCAGATGGAGCCACCTCCAA GATCTTTGGTTTCGTGGCCAAGAAGCCAGGAAGTCCCTGGGAAAATGTGTGTCACCTCTTTGCGGAGCTTGACCCGGACCAACCGGCAAGTGCCATTGTCACCTTCATCACCAAAGTTCTACTGGGCcagaggaaatga